GGTTTGTTCGTGCTTTTCCCACGCAGCACCACCGCGACCGCGGTCGCCGTTCCACCGTCGCTCGCCCTTCCGCTGATCGAGGCGACGTTTCCAAGGCAATTGCACCCGTATTGGCCCAGGCTCCAGGAGAGAACCCGGAGCTGGTTGCTGGAAAAGCGGCTCATGCCGGCGGACAAGATCGAGGAATATGCCGACGGCCTGTGCTACACCGACCTCATGGCGGGGTACTACCTCGGCGCCCCCGACGAGGTCATGCAGGCGATCGGGGACTACAGCGCGTGGTTCTTCGTCTGGGACGACCGTCACGACCGGCACATCGTCCACCGCCGCCCCCTGGCCTGGGACCGGCTGCGCACCGGGCTGCACACGGCGCTCGACCGGCCCCACGAGCACCTGCGGCACGAGGACCCTCTCGTGGCGGGCCTCGCCGACAGCGTGCTGCGGTTCCACCGGTTCCTGCCGGGCACCTGGAACACGCGGTTCGCCCGGCACTTCCACGCGGTGATCGACGCGTACGACCGGGAATTCCGTAACCGCTCCGAGGGACATGTGCCCACCGTCCAGGAATACCTGGACCTGCGCCGCCTCACCTTCGCCCACTGGATATGGACCGACCTGCTGGAACCGTGCGCGGGAATCGAACTCCCGGAGTCCGTGAGAAAACACCCGGCATATCGGCGGGCGGCGTTGCTGAGCCAGGAATTCGCCGCCTGGTACAACGACCTCTGTTCCCTGCCCAAGGAAATCGCGGGCGACGAGGTCCACAACCTCGGTATCAGTCTCATCGTCCATGAGGGGCTGACCCTCGAAGAAGCAGTCGTGGAAATCCGGCGGCGGATCGAGAACTGCGTCACCGATTTCCTCGTCGCCGAAAGGGACGCGCTGCGGTTCGCCGACGGCCTGGCCGACGGCACGGTGCGCGGAAAGGAACTGAGCCTCGCCGTGCGGGCCTGCGTCGCGAACATGCGGAACTGGTTCAGCTCCGTCTACTGGTTCCACCACGAGTCCGGCCGGTACCGGGTCGACAGCTGGGAGGACCGGTCCACGCCCCCGTACGTCGACAACGAAGCGGCAGGTGGGAAATGACCGTCGAGTCCGTGAAACCCGGAGCACCCCGAGCCCCCCAGGCGCCGGCGCTGCGCGAACCACCCCTCGCCGCGGGCGCCCTACCGCTCCTCGGTCACGGTGCGAAGCTGGCCCGGGATCCGCTGGCCTTCATGTCAGGGCTCCGCGAGCACGGGGACGTGGTGCGGCTGAGGCTCGGCCCCAAGACGGTCTACGCGGTCACCACCCCCGAGCTGACCGGAGCCCTCGCGCTGAGCCCCGACTTCGAGATCGACGGTCCGCTCTGGGAGTCCCTGGAGGGCCTGCTCGGCAAGGAGGGCGTGGCCACCGCCAACGGCCCTCGCCACCGCCGCCAGCGGCGCACCATCCAGCCCGCCTTCCGGCTGGCCGCCATGCCCGCGTACGGGCCGGTCATGGAGGAGGAGGCGCACGCGCTCACCACCCGCTGGCGGCCCGGCGAGACCGTCGACTGCACCTCGGAGTCGTTCCGGGTGGCCGTGCGGATCGCGGCACGCTGTCTGCTGCGGGGCGACTGCATGGACGAGCGCGCCGAGCGGCTGTGCACCGCGCTCGCGATCGTCTTCCAGGGCATGTACCGGCGGATGGTGGTCCCGCTCGGTCCGCTGTACCGGCTGCCGCTGCCGGCCAACCGCGCGTTCAACCGGGCATTGGCCGATTTGCATCTCCTCGTGGACGAGATCATCGCGGAGCGCCGGGCGTCCGGTCGAAAGCCGGACGATTTGCTGACGGCATTGCTGGCGGCGAAGGACGAGAATGGCGAGCCCATCGGGGAACAGGAGATCCACGACCAAGTGGTCGCGATACTCACCCCGGGAAGCGAAACGGTGGCCTCCACGATCATGTGGCTGCTCCAGGCGCTCGCGGAACATCCGGAACACGCGGACAAGATCCGGGAAGAGGTTGAAACCGTCACGGGTGGCCGTCCGGTGGCATTCGCGGACGTCCGCGCGCTCCGGCACACCAACAATGTCGTCGTCGAAGCGATGCGATTGCGCCCGGCCGTCTGGATTCTGACCCGGCGGGCGGTCACCGACACCTCGCTCGGCGACTATCGCATTCCCGCCGGGGCCGACATCGTGTACAGCCCGTACGCGATCCAGCGCGATCCGCGCACTTACCCGGACCACCTCGACTTCGACCCCGACCGCTGGCTTCCGGAACGCGCCGGGGAGGTGCCGAAATATGCCATGAGCCCCTTCAGTGTGGGTAATCGGAAGTGCCCGAGCGACCACTTCTCGATGGCCCAGCTGACGCTCATCACGGCCGCGGTCGCCACCAAGTACCGCTTCGAGCAGGTGCCCGGATCCGACGACGCCACCCGCGTGGGCATCACGCTCCGTCCGCAGCGGCTGCTGCTGAGGCCCGTGCCGCGGTGACGGGCCGGGGGCCGGGGCCGGCCCGCCAGGCCGGCCCCGACCGCGGGCTCAGAAGTCCTCGTCCAGGTCCACCGTGCCCTCGACCGCCACCTGGTACGCCGACGGACGCCGCTCGAAGAAGTTGGTCAGCTCCTGGACACCCTGCAACTCCATGAAGGAGAACGGGTTCTCCGCGCCGTACACCGGGGCGAAGCCGAGGCGGGTGAGCCGCTGGTCGGCGACGCACTCCAGGTACTGCCGCATCGACTCGGTGTTCATGCCCGGCAGACCGTCCCCGCACAGGTCACGGGCGAACTGCAGCTCCGCCTCGACGGCCTCCCGCAGCATGTCCGTCACCTGCCGGCGGAGCTGGTCGTCGAAGAGGTCCGGCTCCTCCTTGCGCACGGTGTCGACGACGTCGAACGCGAAGCTCATGTGCATCGTCTCGTCGCGGAACACCCAGTTGGTGCCGGTCGCGAGGCCGTGCAGCAGACCGCGGCTGCGGAACCAGTAGACGTAGGCGAAGGCGCCGTAGAAGAACAGCCCCTCGATGCAGGCGGCGAAGCAGATCAGGTTGAGCAGGAAGCGGCGGCGGTCGGCCTTGCTCTCCAGCCGGTCCAGCTTCTCCACCGAGTCCATCCACTTGAAGCAGAACTCGGCCTTCTCCCGGATGGACGGGATGTTCTCCACCGCCGCGAAGGCCGCCGCCCGGTCGTCCGGGTCGGGCAGGTAGGTGTCCAGCAGCGTCAGGTAGAACTGGACGTGCACGGCCTCCTCGAACAGCTGGCGCGACAGGTACAGGCGCGCCTCGGGGGAGTTGATGTGCTTGTAGAGGGTCAGCACCAGGTTGTTCGCCACGATCGAGTCGCCCGTCGCGAAGAAGGCGACCAGGCGGCCGATCAGGTGCTGCTCGGCGGGGGTCAGCTTGGCGAGGTCGGCGACGTCCGAGTGGAGGTCGACCTCCTCCACGGTCCAGGTGTTCTTGATGGCGTCCCGGTAGCGCTCGTAGAAGTCCGGGTAGCGCATGGGGCGCAGGGTCAGCTCGAAGCCCGGGTCGAGGAGGTTCTGGTTTCGGGTGGACATCACTGGCAGGCCTCGCAGGACTCGGGGTTTTCCAGGGAGCAGGCGACCGCTTCGGGGTCCGGGGCGGCCTGCACGGGGACGGTGGCCTGCGCCCGGGCGGCGCGGGCGATGCGCGTCGCGGGGCGCGAGCGCAGGTAGTACGTCGTCTTCAGCCCGGACTTCCAGGCGTACGCGTACATGGAGGAGAGCTTGCCGATGGTCGGCGTCTCCAGGAAGAGGTTCAGGGACTGTGCCTGGTCCAGGAACGGGGTGCGGGCCGCGGCCATGTCGATCAGGCCGCGCTGGGGGATCTCCCACGCCGTGCGGTACAGCCGCCGCACCTCCTCGGGGATCCACGCGAAGTCCTGCACCGAGCCGTTGGCGTCGCGCAGCGCCTCACGGGTGCGGGCGTCCCAGACGCCGAGCCGCTTCAGGTCCGCGACCAGGTAGGAGTTGACCTGGAGGAACTCACCGGACAGCGTCTCGCGCTTGAACAGGTTGGACACCTGCGGCTCGATGCACTCGTACGCGCCCGCGATGGACGCGATCGTGGCGGTGGGCGCGATGGCCAGGAGCAGCGAGTTGCGCAGGCCGACCTCGGCGATCCGGGTCCGCAGCGCCGCCCAGCGCTCCGGCCAGGTCAGCTCCACGTCGTAGTGGTCGGGGTGCAGCACACCGCGGGCGGTGCGGGTCTTCTCCCAGGCGGGCAGCGGGCCGTTGCGCTCCGCCAGGTCGGCCGAGGCCTCGTACGCGGCGAGCATGATCCGCTCGGCGATCCGCGTCGACAGGGCCTTGGCCTGCGGCGAGTCGAAGGGCAGCCGCAGCTTGAAGAAGACGTCCTGCAGGCCCATCGCGCCGAGGCCGACGGGCCGCCACTTGGCGTTGGAGCGGCCCGCCTGCTCGGTCGGGTAGAAATTGATGTCGACCACGCGGTCCAGGAAGGTGACGGCCGTGCGGACGGTCTCGTCCAGGCGCTCCCAGTCGAGGTCGCCGGTCGCCGGGTCGGCGAAGGCGCCCAGGTTCACCGAGCCCAGGTTGCACACCGCGGTCTCGCCGTCGTCGGTGACCTCCAGGATCTCCGTGCAGAGGTTGGAGGAGTGGATGACATGGCCCGGCTCGGCGGTCTGGTTGGCCGTGCGGTTGGCGGCGTCCTTGAAGGTCATCCAGCCGTTGCCGGTCTGCGCGAGGGTGCGCATCATCCGGCCGTACAGGTCGCGGGCGGGGATGGTCTTGCGGGCGAGACCCGCCACCTCGGCCTCGCGGTAGGCCGCGTCGAACTCCTCGCCCCACAGGTCGACCAGCTCCGGCACGTCGGCGGGGGAGAACAGCGACCACTGCTCGTCGGCGCTCACCCGGCGCATGAACTCGTCCGGCACCCAGTGCGCGAGGTTGAGGTTGTGGGTGCGGCGGGCGTCCTCGCCGGTGTTGTCGCGCAGCTCCAGGAACTCCTCGATGTCGGAGTGCCAGGTCTCCAGGTAGACCGCGGCGGCGCCCTTGCGCCGGCCGCCCTGGTTCACCGCGGCGACCGAGGCGTCCAGGGTCTTGAGGAACGGGACGATGCCGTTGGAGTGGCCGTTGGTGCCGCGGATCAGGGAGCCGCGCGAGCGGACGCGGCTGTAGGACAGGCCGATGCCGCCGGCGTGCTTCGACAGGCGGGCGACCTGGTGGTAGCGGTCGTAGATGGAGTCCAGCTCGTCCTTGGGTGAGTCCAGGAGGTAGCAGGACGACATCTGGGGGTGCCGGGTGCCCGAGTTGAAGAGGGTGGGGGAGGAGGGCAGGTAGTCGAGGCGGCTCATGAGCCGGTAGAGCGCCGCGACCTCCTCCAGCGCGTGGGTGGTGTCGTCCTCGGCGAGACCGGCGGCGACCCGAAGCAGGAAGTGCTGGGGCGTCTCGATCACCTTGCGGGTGAGGGGGTGGCGCAGCAGGTAGCGGCTGTGCAGGGTGCGCAGGCCGAAGTAGCCGAAGCGGTCGTCGGCGGCACGGTCGACGAGGGCGTCCAGGCGCTCGGCGTGCAGCCGCACGAACGCGGCGGTGCGGTCGGCGATCAGGCCCTCGCGGTGGCCGACCGCGACGGACTCGGTGAAGGAGGTGACGTCCTGCGAGGCGGCCTCGGCGGCGATGCCGATCGCCAGCAGCCGGGCGGCCAGCTTGCTGTAGGCGGGGTCCTCGGAGATGAGACCGGCGGCGGCCTCCGTGGCCAGCTCCCGCAGCTCCGCCTCGTCCGCGTGCGCGGACCGGCCGCGCAGCGCGGCGGCGGCGACCCGGCCGGGGTCGGCGTCGGGCAGGTCGGCGGTCAGCTCGGTCAGGGTCCGCAGCAGTGCGGCGCCGGGACCGTCGTCGTGGGACGGGACCGCTGCTGAGGCCGGATCGGCGGGCGCGATGGTCACGTGGCTCTCCCTCGCTCGGCAAGGGGCCTCGTCGAAGGCAGGGGGCAGCTCACGAGCGCGCGCGGCGTCGCGTCCACCGGCCCATTCCGCGAGGCCCGGACGTCAGGCACACCGGCCGGACGGCCGGGTGCACTGTCGGCAGGTCCTCGGACTGGACAAGCGTGCGGATACACGCGAGTACACCGTTGCGGGACAGTTCCGGATTCGCACCGGATTCCCCTGCGGCGACAGCGAGCATGAGCATACATCTTGTGCCGGGCTGCCGTGCCACCCCCAGATGTTGTGTCGAGGCGGCTTCAGAGTGTCAACTCATAGGTGACGAGCGTGATGTCGTCCAGCTCCGGGAGCGGGTTCCAGTCCCGCTCGGGAGTGCGAACGAAGCCGAGACGCTCGTAGAGACGGTGGGCGGCGTGCATGGTGCGCTGGCTCGACAGCACGACCCGGACGCAGCCCTCCGTCGCCCGCGCCCGGTCCACGCAGGCCCGGACGAGGGCCTCCCCGGCGCCCCGGCCACGGGCCGCATGGGCCACGGCGAGCATGCGGATCTCGGCTTCGCCGGGCCCGGCTATGTCGGCCATGGGCCCGCCGGAGGGGACGAAGGTCACGCTGCCGAGGACGCGGTCGTGCTCCACGGCGACCAGCACCTCGGCGGCGGCCGCGCGTCCGGCGACGTCCCTCAGCACGCCCAGGTACGCGTCGCTCTCGCCGAAGTCGAGGAGGCCGTCCCGGAGGTAGGCCTGCGCGGTGAGCTCGGCGACGGCGTCGTGGTCGGCGGGGGTGGCGGGGCGGATGAGGATGTCCATGGACCGAGTGTGCCGGACCTGCGCGAGGCGGGATCCGGGTTGTCCACAAAACCACAGAGGCGGTGTGACAAGCCGACAAATCCACTCACACGGTGAAGACCCGCGCCCCGACGACGTCCCCGGACGTGATGAGGGAATACTCGCAGGAGCCGGTCGGGGTGCTCCCGTCCCCTTGCGGGGGGAAGCCGGTGAACTGGATCCACAGCCCGCCCGACTCGCCGTCGTTCCAGTCGAGTGTGCCCTCACCGAAGAACGCGCCGCTGCCCGACTGGTCGCTGACACTGGCCGTCACGGAGTTGGCCGTGCCCCGGTCGTTCTCCACGAGGATGTCCACGGTGAGGAGTTCGCCGGGAGTCGACAGAGCCGTCCCGGTCACGGGCGCCTGGCTCCCCACGTTGAAGGCACTGCCGAGACCGCTCGAGCTGGTGCCGGAGACCTGCCGGACGGTCACGCCGAAGGTGTTCCCGCTGGGGGATACCGAAGCCATGAGGGCCTCCCTGGTCAACCGGAGGAAGGCGGGCAGAAGCCGCCTTGCGCGGTCATGAGCGGCTGGTGACCGAAGTTCGCGGCCTGCTGGTTGAACCGGTCGGCCATCTGCCGGGCGGTGAGCAGTGCCAGCTCCGGGCTGGGAGCGTTCAGCATGATCGAGAACGCGGGGCGGCCGGCGTACAGGAAGCAGACCGGCCAGGGCAGGACCTGCACGGTGGAGTCCTGCGAGAGGATCGAGAGCTGCTCACCGTCGAACGAGATATCCGGGTCCGCCGCGACGACGTCGTCGACGGTGGGAATGCTGTCACCCACTGTTCGCCTCCTCACGGCACGCGAGGACAGTCGGGACCCCCTTTCAGGGTTTCGCGCCCGGCGGCGCCCCGCAACTCGCGGGGCGCCGCCGGGGCGTGGGGTGGGCCGGGGTCAGTGGGCCGATCCGGCCGTGGCCGGCGGCAGCTCCACCTGGACGCCCGGGTCGCCCGCGTCCGCCGTGTAGTCCTCCGGCCTGGTCTCGTCGACGCCCTCGGGCGCCTTGACCGCCTTGAGGACGAAGGTGAGGACCACGGTGACGACGACGTTGAGCACGAACGCCGTCAGACCGATGTAGCCGATCTCCCCGATGCCCGGGATCTCCTTCGACGAGCCGCCGAAGTGCTTCTGCGTCGGCGAGGCCACCCCGTACGCGGCGACCGTCCCGTAGACCATGCCGACCGCCCAGCCCGCGAGCAGCGCCCAGCGGTGGAACCAGCGGGTGAACAGGCCGCCGACGAGCGCCGGGAAGGTCTGCAGGATCCAGATGCCGCCCAGCAGCTGGAAGTTGATGGCGACGGTCTTGTCCATGGTCAGGACGAAGACCAGCGCGCCGACCTTCACCAGCAGCGACACCAGCTTGGAGACCTTGGTCTCCTGCTCGGGCGTGGCGTCCTTGCGGATGAAGTCCTTGTAGATGTTGCGGGTGAAGAGGTTGGCCGCCGCGATGGACATGATGGCCGCCGGCACCAGCGCGCCGATGCCGATCGCCGCGAACGCGACACCCGCGAACCAGTCCGGGAACATGGTCTCGAACAGCTGAGGGATGGCCAGCTGGCCGTTCTGCACCTTGATGCCGGCCGCGATCGCCATGAAGCCCAGCAGGGCCAGCAGCCCGAGCATGAGGGAGTACAGCGGCAGGATCGTGGTGTTGCGGCGGATCACCTCGCGGCTCTTGGAGGAGAGCGTCGCGGTGATCGAGTGCGGGTACATGAACAGCGCCAGCGCGGAGCCCAGCGCCAGCGTGGCGTAGGTCCACTGGCCCGCGTCGCCCGGGACCAGTGCCCCGCGCGGCGCGCCGGTCGCCGGGTTGGTCTGGCCGAACGCCTCGCTCGCCTTGGCGAAGATGTCGTCGAACCCGCCCAGCTTGATCGGGATGTAGATGATCGCCACGGCGATGACGATGTAGATCAGGGTGTCCTTCACGAACGCGATGAGCGCCGGGGCCCGCAGACCCGAGGAGTAGGTGTACGCGGCCAGCACACCGAAGGCGATGAGCAGCGGCAGGTCCTTGATGAACCAGTTGGTGTCCTCGCCGCCGCCGACGCCCATCACGTCCAGCACGGCCTGGATGCCGACGAGCTGGAGGGCGATGTACGGCATGGTGGCCAGGATGCCGGTCAGCGCCACCGCCAGCGACAGCCCCTTGGAGCCGAACCGGCCGCGCACGAAGTCCGAGGTGGTCACGTAGCCGTGCTTGTGCGAGACCGACCACAGCCGCGGCAGGAACGTGAAGATGAGCGGGTAGACCAGGATGGTGTACGGCACGGCGAAGAAGCCGGCCGCGCCCGCCGCGTAGATGGCCGCCGGGACGGCGACGAAGGTGTAGGCCGTGTAGAGGTCGCCGCCGAGCAGGAACCAGGTGATCCAGGTGCCGAACGACCGGCCGCCCAGACCCCACTCGTCGAGGCTGTGCTCGTTCTCGGCCTTGCGCCAGCGCGCGGCCAGGAAGCCCATGACCGTGACGGCCAGGAAGAAGAAGATGAAGACGGCGAGTGCGACGCCGTTCACGCCGTCCTTCATCACCGCTCACCGCCCCGGCGGGCGCGCTGGTCGCGCTGCCACAGCTTGAACGCGATCATGGTCAGCGCGGTGGAGATGAGCACCCACGCCATCTGGTACCAGTAGAAGAACGGGATGCCGATGAACGTGGGGTCGGTCTTGGCGTACGAACCGACCCAGAGCATCGCCACGAACGGCGCTATGAGGCAGAGGCCGATGACGACGCGCACCGGCGTCACCACCGCTCCTCTGCCGACTTCCGGGGCTTGTGACATCGGTGGCTCCGTCCCCTCGCTGATCACCTGCAATGTGCGGGAAATCTAGGTCAGGGGACGGCGCGCACGGAACCCCTCGTCCGCATATCGGTCGCGGCACGGTCGCCGAGACCAGCGGAAACCTTGACAAGGGGCCCTTTCCGCCGGGCCGGTCAGTCGGCGGGCCGCTTCAGCCGGGCCACGAACTTGTAGCGGTCGCCCCGATACACGGACCGCACCCACTCCACCGGCTTGCCCTGGTGGTCCAGGGAGTGGCGGGAGAGCATCAGCATCGGCAGGCCCACGTCCGTGCCGAGCAGGCCGGCCTCGCGCGGGGTGGCCAGCGAGGTCTCGATGGTCTCCTCGGCCTCGGCGAGGTGGACGTCGTAGACCTCGGCGAGCGCGGTGTAGAGCGAGGTGTACTTGGCCAGCGAGCGGCGCAGCGCGGGGAAGCGCTTGGCGGACAGGTGGGTGGTCTCGATGGCCATCGGTTCGCCGTTGGCCATGCGCAGCCGCTCGATCCGCAGCACCCGGCCGCCGGCGGTGATGTCGAGCAGCTCGGCGAGCCGGTCGTCGGCGGTGATGTAGCCGATGTCGAGCAGCTGCGAGGTGGGTTCCAGGCCCTGGGCGCGCATGTCCTCGGTGTAGGAGGTGAGCTGGAGCGCCTGGGACACCTTGGGCTTGGCGACGAACGTGCCCTTGCCCTGGATCCGCTCCAGGCGGCCCTCGACCACCAGTTCCTGGAGGGCCTGGCGCACGGTGGTGCGCGAGGTGTCGAACTCGGCGGCGAGCGTGCGCTCGGGCGGGACGGGGGTGCCGGGTGCCTGCGTCTCCGTCATGTCGAGCAGGTGTTTCTTCAGGCGGTAGTACTTGGGCACGCGCGCGGTACGGACGGTCGCCCCGCTCTCGTTCTCCGCACTGCTGACGTCGGTGCTCATGCTCCGCCTTCCCGGCTCCGTAGAGGTGTCGTCGGCACGCTCCGTGATCCCCTCTGTATACCGTCGCGGCCTGCGTTGGTCTAGTCCACCACGCTGAAGTGGTCTACCCGAGTATGACGGGTGGGGCCACTGTTTTCGTCGGGTTGTTACTTAAAGGTTCCTGCATATGTAGGTCCCATAACGGCTGGTGGGGCCGTACTTCAGACCCTTGACACACCTTTTGGTCTGGGCCAAGCTCCCGGTACTGGTCTACACCATTGGTCCAGGTCCCGGCCCCATGGGCGGTACGTCGGTTCACCGCGGGGAGCAGGGGGGTTTGTGGCATCCCTGAGGAGGGTGGCGTGAAGCGCAAGCTGATATCCGCGATCGGTGTCGCGGGCATGATGATCTCGCTCGCCGCGTGCGGCGGCGACGACGGCGGCGACGAGGGCAAGACCGGGGCGGACGGTTACGCGGGCCAGACCCTGACCGTCTGGGTCATGGACGGCTCCTCGCCGGACCAGTGGCAGAAGGACGTGGCCGCGGCCTTCGAGAAGAAGACCAAGGCCAAGGTCAAGTTCGAGATCCAGCAGTGGAACGGCATCCAGCAGAAGCTGACCACCGCCCTGTCGGAGGAGAACCCGCCGGACGTCTTCGAGATCGGCAACACCCAGACCCCGGCCTACGCCAAGACCGGCGGCCTCGCCGAGCTCGCGGACCTCAAGTCCGAGATCGGCGCCGACTGGACCGAGTCGCTCAACAACTCCTCGGTGTACGAGGGCAAGCAGTACGCGGCCCCCTGGTACTTCGCCAACCGCGTCGTCATCTACAACAAGAAGGTCTGGGCCGACGCCGGCATCAAGGACCTGCCCAAGACCCGCGACGAGTTCTACGCCGACCTCAAGCAGATCGACGCCAAGACCGACGCCGAGCCGATCTACCTGCCCGGCCAGAACTGGTACCACTTCGTCGGCCTGGTGGTCGGCGAGGGCGGCGAACTGGTCAAGAAGGACGGCGACAAGTACGTCTCCAACCTGGCCGACCCGAAGGTCGCCGCCGCCATGGAGACGTACAAGAAGTTCCAGTCCCTCTCCAAGGCCCCCAAGGACAAGGACGAGGCCACCCCGCAGCAGGGCGAGGTCTTCGGCAAGGGCAACGTCGGCGCCTTCATCGGCATGGGCTGGGAAGCCGGCATCGCCATCGAGGCCAACCCGAAGATCGAGAAGGAGATCGGCTACTTCACCATCCCCGGTGTCACGGCCGGCAAGCCCGAGGGCGTCTTCCTCGGCGGCTCCAACCTCGCCGTCGCCGCGGGCAGCAAGAAGCAGGACCTCGCCAAGGAGTTCCTGAAGATCGCCCTGTCCGACCAGTACGAGGGCCAGCTGGCCAAGCTCAACGGCGTCATCCCCAACAAGGAGTCGCTGCAGGGCAACGTCAAGGGCAACGCGGCCGCCGAGGCCATGGCGCCGGCCGCCGCGGGCGGTGGCACCACGCCGCTCATCCCGGAGTGGGCCGCCGTCGAGAACGCCCCCAACCCGGTCAAGACCTACATGACCGCGGTGCTGAACGGCAAGTCCCCGGCCCAGGCCGCCAAGCAGGTCGAGGACGAGTTCAACAAGCGCCTGGCGCAGCAGCAGTAAGGCGCTCGCCGAGGGCGGGGGCCGCCGCGGACACGCGCCGCGGCCCCCGCCCCGCGAACAGTCGTAGGTCTAGAGAAGAGATGGCGAGCATGACCGTGCAGACCGAACGGCCGCCCTCCGGCCCGGCGGACGTCCGCAAGGGGGCGGACGTCGTGGGACCCGGCCGGCCCACCAAGCGAGCCGCGTCCCGCGCCGGCGCGCTCG
Above is a genomic segment from Streptomyces glaucescens containing:
- a CDS encoding ribonucleoside-diphosphate reductase subunit alpha; translation: MTIAPADPASAAVPSHDDGPGAALLRTLTELTADLPDADPGRVAAAALRGRSAHADEAELRELATEAAAGLISEDPAYSKLAARLLAIGIAAEAASQDVTSFTESVAVGHREGLIADRTAAFVRLHAERLDALVDRAADDRFGYFGLRTLHSRYLLRHPLTRKVIETPQHFLLRVAAGLAEDDTTHALEEVAALYRLMSRLDYLPSSPTLFNSGTRHPQMSSCYLLDSPKDELDSIYDRYHQVARLSKHAGGIGLSYSRVRSRGSLIRGTNGHSNGIVPFLKTLDASVAAVNQGGRRKGAAAVYLETWHSDIEEFLELRDNTGEDARRTHNLNLAHWVPDEFMRRVSADEQWSLFSPADVPELVDLWGEEFDAAYREAEVAGLARKTIPARDLYGRMMRTLAQTGNGWMTFKDAANRTANQTAEPGHVIHSSNLCTEILEVTDDGETAVCNLGSVNLGAFADPATGDLDWERLDETVRTAVTFLDRVVDINFYPTEQAGRSNAKWRPVGLGAMGLQDVFFKLRLPFDSPQAKALSTRIAERIMLAAYEASADLAERNGPLPAWEKTRTARGVLHPDHYDVELTWPERWAALRTRIAEVGLRNSLLLAIAPTATIASIAGAYECIEPQVSNLFKRETLSGEFLQVNSYLVADLKRLGVWDARTREALRDANGSVQDFAWIPEEVRRLYRTAWEIPQRGLIDMAAARTPFLDQAQSLNLFLETPTIGKLSSMYAYAWKSGLKTTYYLRSRPATRIARAARAQATVPVQAAPDPEAVACSLENPESCEACQ
- the mctP gene encoding monocarboxylate uptake permease MctP, with translation MKDGVNGVALAVFIFFFLAVTVMGFLAARWRKAENEHSLDEWGLGGRSFGTWITWFLLGGDLYTAYTFVAVPAAIYAAGAAGFFAVPYTILVYPLIFTFLPRLWSVSHKHGYVTTSDFVRGRFGSKGLSLAVALTGILATMPYIALQLVGIQAVLDVMGVGGGEDTNWFIKDLPLLIAFGVLAAYTYSSGLRAPALIAFVKDTLIYIVIAVAIIYIPIKLGGFDDIFAKASEAFGQTNPATGAPRGALVPGDAGQWTYATLALGSALALFMYPHSITATLSSKSREVIRRNTTILPLYSLMLGLLALLGFMAIAAGIKVQNGQLAIPQLFETMFPDWFAGVAFAAIGIGALVPAAIMSIAAANLFTRNIYKDFIRKDATPEQETKVSKLVSLLVKVGALVFVLTMDKTVAINFQLLGGIWILQTFPALVGGLFTRWFHRWALLAGWAVGMVYGTVAAYGVASPTQKHFGGSSKEIPGIGEIGYIGLTAFVLNVVVTVVLTFVLKAVKAPEGVDETRPEDYTADAGDPGVQVELPPATAGSAH
- a CDS encoding ribonucleotide-diphosphate reductase subunit beta, giving the protein MSTRNQNLLDPGFELTLRPMRYPDFYERYRDAIKNTWTVEEVDLHSDVADLAKLTPAEQHLIGRLVAFFATGDSIVANNLVLTLYKHINSPEARLYLSRQLFEEAVHVQFYLTLLDTYLPDPDDRAAAFAAVENIPSIREKAEFCFKWMDSVEKLDRLESKADRRRFLLNLICFAACIEGLFFYGAFAYVYWFRSRGLLHGLATGTNWVFRDETMHMSFAFDVVDTVRKEEPDLFDDQLRRQVTDMLREAVEAELQFARDLCGDGLPGMNTESMRQYLECVADQRLTRLGFAPVYGAENPFSFMELQGVQELTNFFERRPSAYQVAVEGTVDLDEDF
- the cyc1 gene encoding epi-isozizaene synthase codes for the protein MFVLFPRSTTATAVAVPPSLALPLIEATFPRQLHPYWPRLQERTRSWLLEKRLMPADKIEEYADGLCYTDLMAGYYLGAPDEVMQAIGDYSAWFFVWDDRHDRHIVHRRPLAWDRLRTGLHTALDRPHEHLRHEDPLVAGLADSVLRFHRFLPGTWNTRFARHFHAVIDAYDREFRNRSEGHVPTVQEYLDLRRLTFAHWIWTDLLEPCAGIELPESVRKHPAYRRAALLSQEFAAWYNDLCSLPKEIAGDEVHNLGISLIVHEGLTLEEAVVEIRRRIENCVTDFLVAERDALRFADGLADGTVRGKELSLAVRACVANMRNWFSSVYWFHHESGRYRVDSWEDRSTPPYVDNEAAGGK
- a CDS encoding GNAT family N-acetyltransferase, which gives rise to MDILIRPATPADHDAVAELTAQAYLRDGLLDFGESDAYLGVLRDVAGRAAAAEVLVAVEHDRVLGSVTFVPSGGPMADIAGPGEAEIRMLAVAHAARGRGAGEALVRACVDRARATEGCVRVVLSSQRTMHAAHRLYERLGFVRTPERDWNPLPELDDITLVTYELTL
- a CDS encoding cytochrome P450, coding for MTVESVKPGAPRAPQAPALREPPLAAGALPLLGHGAKLARDPLAFMSGLREHGDVVRLRLGPKTVYAVTTPELTGALALSPDFEIDGPLWESLEGLLGKEGVATANGPRHRRQRRTIQPAFRLAAMPAYGPVMEEEAHALTTRWRPGETVDCTSESFRVAVRIAARCLLRGDCMDERAERLCTALAIVFQGMYRRMVVPLGPLYRLPLPANRAFNRALADLHLLVDEIIAERRASGRKPDDLLTALLAAKDENGEPIGEQEIHDQVVAILTPGSETVASTIMWLLQALAEHPEHADKIREEVETVTGGRPVAFADVRALRHTNNVVVEAMRLRPAVWILTRRAVTDTSLGDYRIPAGADIVYSPYAIQRDPRTYPDHLDFDPDRWLPERAGEVPKYAMSPFSVGNRKCPSDHFSMAQLTLITAAVATKYRFEQVPGSDDATRVGITLRPQRLLLRPVPR
- a CDS encoding GntR family transcriptional regulator, producing MSTDVSSAENESGATVRTARVPKYYRLKKHLLDMTETQAPGTPVPPERTLAAEFDTSRTTVRQALQELVVEGRLERIQGKGTFVAKPKVSQALQLTSYTEDMRAQGLEPTSQLLDIGYITADDRLAELLDITAGGRVLRIERLRMANGEPMAIETTHLSAKRFPALRRSLAKYTSLYTALAEVYDVHLAEAEETIETSLATPREAGLLGTDVGLPMLMLSRHSLDHQGKPVEWVRSVYRGDRYKFVARLKRPAD
- a CDS encoding DUF3311 domain-containing protein, translating into MSQAPEVGRGAVVTPVRVVIGLCLIAPFVAMLWVGSYAKTDPTFIGIPFFYWYQMAWVLISTALTMIAFKLWQRDQRARRGGER